In Rhodococcus sp. OK302, one genomic interval encodes:
- the soxR gene encoding redox-sensitive transcriptional activator SoxR has product MIRKSDELLSIGEVSARTGAAVSAVRYYESLGLIPAERTAGNMRKFPRHAIRRVSLIQLAVRFGIPLAEVAEVFASLPEGRTPNKKDWSRISEEWNQRLEDRKQAIARLQEQLTGCIGCGCLSLKTCNLLNPGDELGRDGPGARRL; this is encoded by the coding sequence ATGATCCGCAAGAGCGACGAACTTCTCTCCATCGGGGAGGTGTCCGCCCGTACGGGTGCGGCGGTGTCGGCCGTTCGGTACTACGAGAGCCTCGGACTGATTCCGGCCGAGCGGACCGCCGGTAATATGCGCAAGTTTCCGCGCCACGCGATCAGGCGGGTGTCGTTGATCCAGTTGGCTGTCCGGTTCGGTATTCCACTCGCAGAGGTCGCAGAGGTGTTTGCCTCTCTCCCCGAGGGTCGTACGCCCAACAAGAAGGACTGGAGCAGGATTTCCGAGGAATGGAATCAGCGACTGGAGGACCGCAAGCAGGCGATCGCCCGACTCCAGGAGCAACTGACCGGATGTATCGGTTGCGGATGCCTGTCTCTCAAAACGTGCAATCTCCTCAACCCGGGCGACGAACTGGGTAGAGACGGTCCGGGTGCGCGTCGACTCTGA
- a CDS encoding ABC transporter ATP-binding protein, whose product MQHSHGTVLSTEHVDLVRGGRYLLRDITISIEPGQHWALLGANGAGKSTLLSLFGATEHPTRGSVFVLGHRLGRVDMRELRMDIGHVNPRHTIGIPITVRNVVVTGLTNTTEIMPRWSPTPEQLAHADALIDLLGMSPRSDALWPNLSQGERGRTLIARALMVEPRLLLLDEPATGLDLAAREQLLTALDDLRHQNPALASILVTHHIEEIPSTTTHALLIKDGIIIANGLADDVITTENISECFSHPIEIERRNRRWNARSRPRELI is encoded by the coding sequence GTGCAACATTCTCACGGCACAGTGCTCTCGACAGAACACGTGGATTTGGTCCGCGGCGGCCGATACTTGTTGCGAGACATCACTATTTCTATCGAACCCGGCCAACACTGGGCACTGCTCGGCGCAAACGGCGCCGGCAAGAGCACGCTACTGAGCCTGTTCGGTGCGACCGAGCACCCCACCCGTGGTTCCGTCTTCGTGCTCGGCCACAGGTTGGGCCGTGTCGATATGCGTGAACTGCGAATGGACATCGGACACGTCAACCCGCGCCACACTATCGGGATTCCGATCACCGTCCGAAACGTCGTCGTCACCGGCCTGACCAACACCACCGAGATAATGCCGCGTTGGTCACCGACGCCCGAGCAATTAGCTCATGCCGACGCCTTGATCGACCTACTCGGCATGAGCCCACGTTCGGATGCACTGTGGCCCAACCTGTCTCAAGGTGAGCGCGGGCGAACCCTGATTGCCCGGGCTCTCATGGTCGAGCCCAGACTGCTCCTTCTCGACGAACCTGCCACCGGCCTCGACCTGGCTGCCCGCGAGCAACTGCTGACCGCACTGGACGATCTCCGTCACCAAAATCCGGCTCTGGCAAGCATTCTCGTGACTCATCACATCGAAGAAATTCCGAGCACGACGACGCATGCTCTGCTGATCAAGGATGGAATCATCATCGCGAACGGTCTCGCCGACGACGTGATCACAACGGAGAACATCAGCGAATGCTTCTCTCATCCCATTGAGATCGAGCGACGCAACCGGCGCTGGAATGCTCGGTCCCGGCCCCGTGAACTGATCTGA
- a CDS encoding QsdR family transcriptional regulator, with the protein MPSDHERRRAIDTAASMYLAEQPLDMSLLAERLGIGRATLYRWVGNRDTLLSIVLAEATERTYRKAMSQAVDQGADYILDVFGRVMHAVESSTELRALIKREPMLFVKLALLPGSIESISTSIAAEILQTQIDAGHITIVLSPQVLAGALVRICDVHLFAPLLGHERAEIETALDLIALLLGVTRT; encoded by the coding sequence ATGCCTTCCGACCACGAGCGCCGACGGGCGATCGACACTGCCGCGAGTATGTACCTCGCCGAGCAGCCGCTCGATATGTCACTACTGGCCGAGCGCCTCGGAATAGGCCGCGCGACGCTCTATCGCTGGGTCGGAAATCGCGACACGCTCCTGAGTATCGTCCTCGCTGAGGCCACCGAACGCACGTACCGAAAAGCCATGTCGCAGGCCGTCGACCAGGGCGCCGACTACATTCTCGACGTATTCGGCCGCGTCATGCACGCAGTGGAATCGTCCACCGAACTCCGGGCGCTGATCAAGCGTGAGCCCATGCTGTTCGTCAAACTCGCATTGCTGCCGGGGTCTATCGAGTCGATCTCCACGTCGATCGCAGCTGAGATCCTCCAAACTCAGATCGATGCCGGCCACATCACGATCGTCCTCTCACCGCAGGTTCTGGCCGGCGCTCTGGTTCGCATCTGCGACGTTCATCTTTTCGCGCCGCTACTCGGGCATGAGAGGGCGGAAATCGAAACAGCCCTCGACCTGATCGCACTACTACTCGGAGTTACCCGCACATAA
- a CDS encoding acyl-CoA dehydrogenase family protein — MSFFEFSDRTKKYQAELNDFMEMHVYPAEAVYEEQMRAAGNPHFQPPIIDDLKKEAKARGLWNLFHPHPEWGPGLTNLEYAPLAEIMGRSHLASEATNCAAPDTGNMEVLTLFGTDEHKEKYLKPLLEGEIRSAFAMTEPEVASSDATNIQLRMDRDGDEYVLNGRKWFASNALHQNCKVLIVMGKTDVNAATHRQQSMMVVPIDAPGVTILRNLPVFGYQDREGHGEITFEDVRVPVKDILAGEGEGFAISQARLGPGRIHHCMRAIGMAERALELMCKRASTRITFGKPVSDNANIQDWIAEARIEIEMVRLLTLKAAYMMDTVGNKEARTEIAAIKVAAPNIALKIIDRAIQVHGGAGVTDDFPLAMAYAHMRTLRLADGPDEVHKRAIAKQELRKYRDVKAN, encoded by the coding sequence ATGTCATTCTTTGAGTTTTCGGATCGCACCAAGAAGTACCAGGCCGAGTTGAACGATTTCATGGAAATGCACGTCTACCCGGCTGAAGCTGTCTACGAAGAGCAGATGCGCGCCGCCGGCAATCCGCATTTTCAGCCGCCGATCATCGACGACCTGAAGAAGGAAGCCAAGGCGCGTGGGCTGTGGAACCTCTTCCATCCCCATCCGGAATGGGGTCCCGGCCTGACCAATCTGGAATATGCGCCGCTCGCAGAGATCATGGGCCGCAGCCATCTTGCGTCCGAAGCTACCAACTGCGCCGCCCCCGACACCGGCAACATGGAGGTGCTCACGCTCTTCGGCACTGACGAGCACAAGGAGAAGTACCTCAAGCCCTTGCTGGAAGGTGAAATCCGTTCGGCGTTTGCAATGACCGAGCCCGAGGTGGCCAGCTCCGACGCGACCAACATTCAACTCCGCATGGATCGCGACGGTGACGAGTACGTCCTCAATGGTCGTAAGTGGTTTGCTTCCAATGCATTGCACCAGAACTGCAAGGTGCTTATCGTGATGGGCAAGACCGACGTCAATGCTGCGACGCACCGCCAGCAGTCCATGATGGTGGTTCCGATCGACGCGCCCGGTGTCACCATCCTCCGTAACCTGCCCGTCTTCGGATATCAAGACCGCGAAGGGCACGGCGAGATCACCTTCGAGGACGTACGCGTCCCCGTCAAGGACATCCTCGCCGGTGAAGGCGAAGGTTTTGCCATCAGCCAGGCACGTCTCGGACCCGGCCGAATTCATCACTGCATGCGAGCTATCGGAATGGCCGAGCGCGCACTGGAATTGATGTGCAAGCGCGCATCCACCCGTATCACGTTCGGCAAGCCCGTCAGCGACAACGCGAACATTCAGGACTGGATTGCCGAGGCGCGCATCGAGATCGAGATGGTCCGGCTGCTCACACTCAAGGCCGCATACATGATGGACACAGTGGGCAACAAGGAAGCACGTACCGAAATCGCTGCTATCAAGGTTGCCGCACCGAATATTGCGCTCAAGATCATCGACCGCGCCATCCAGGTTCACGGCGGCGCCGGCGTTACCGATGATTTCCCGCTCGCAATGGCCTACGCACACATGCGCACGCTTCGTCTGGCGGACGGTCCGGACGAGGTGCACAAGCGCGCTATCGCCAAGCAGGAACTGCGGAAGTACCGCGACGTCAAGGCGAACTGA
- a CDS encoding DNA-binding protein, with translation MTESNAAQTGEGFPKTGAPALRALLGAGYTELSQLTSVSEKELAKLHGMGPKALRILREALAERGLTFAEK, from the coding sequence GTGACCGAATCGAATGCAGCCCAGACCGGCGAAGGTTTCCCGAAGACCGGCGCGCCCGCACTGCGCGCTTTGCTGGGCGCGGGATACACCGAGCTATCGCAACTGACGTCGGTATCGGAAAAGGAACTGGCGAAGCTTCACGGCATGGGACCGAAAGCACTACGCATCCTTCGTGAAGCTCTCGCAGAACGAGGACTGACATTCGCCGAGAAATGA
- a CDS encoding TetR/AcrR family transcriptional regulator: MLDEDSRISALPLTSPTLHRDPPSTQRGARTRAALIASAREVFETAGYLDARLIDIAKGAGCATGSFYTYFANKEEVFAAVLEVAREEMMHPGMGRVAGTDDPYAALEASNRAYLAAYQRNAKLMGLMEQVAHIDPEFRRIRNERADAFIRRNARGIADLQKRGIADASLDPLTASIALSGMVSRFAFSIFTLGEGMVDGRPLDFEDVVVTVTKLWANALRFPDRG, translated from the coding sequence GTGCTCGATGAGGATTCTCGGATATCCGCGCTTCCGCTTACGTCGCCGACGTTGCATCGTGATCCGCCGAGCACGCAACGTGGCGCGAGGACCCGCGCAGCTCTGATCGCCTCGGCACGTGAGGTTTTCGAGACCGCCGGCTACCTTGATGCTCGCCTGATAGACATTGCGAAGGGAGCTGGGTGCGCTACCGGCTCCTTCTATACGTATTTTGCCAACAAAGAAGAGGTCTTTGCAGCAGTCCTCGAGGTCGCACGTGAAGAAATGATGCATCCCGGCATGGGCCGGGTTGCCGGTACGGATGATCCGTACGCAGCTCTGGAGGCAAGTAATCGGGCGTATCTCGCTGCATACCAGCGCAATGCGAAGCTGATGGGTCTCATGGAGCAGGTCGCGCATATCGACCCCGAGTTCCGTAGGATCCGCAACGAACGCGCCGACGCCTTTATCAGGCGTAATGCCCGGGGCATTGCCGATCTGCAGAAACGTGGCATCGCTGATGCATCGCTGGATCCGCTGACGGCGTCGATAGCGTTGTCCGGCATGGTAAGCCGGTTTGCCTTCAGCATTTTCACGTTGGGTGAGGGGATGGTGGACGGGCGGCCCCTTGATTTCGAAGATGTCGTTGTCACCGTCACGAAACTATGGGCAAACGCGCTCAGGTTTCCTGATCGCGGTTGA
- a CDS encoding FadR/GntR family transcriptional regulator, whose protein sequence is MSDEHAGSVLRSGPLVPQLEQIFRSRIQQAQWAPTTRIPSEAALATELGVGRSSIREAIRLLARDGLLEVRHGIGTFVAAESDLEHAGEFTRLLRRSRLLEVFEVRRALEVEAARLAAERAQPADLERLRRQLSVRHSHFEGDVEKFVDVDLDFHTEVVRLSGNAVLLSLFESVRPLLRDTLVELMSNEVGVPDTSHTHDQLLTALQESDPDAAVAATRENIDTVLRKLRVLDS, encoded by the coding sequence GTGTCCGACGAACATGCAGGTTCTGTACTGCGCAGCGGTCCGCTGGTACCGCAACTGGAACAGATATTCCGGTCGAGAATCCAACAGGCACAATGGGCTCCGACAACACGGATCCCCAGCGAAGCCGCACTTGCCACCGAACTGGGCGTCGGGCGTTCGTCCATCCGTGAAGCGATTCGCCTGCTGGCCCGTGACGGACTACTGGAAGTACGGCACGGCATCGGCACATTCGTCGCCGCTGAATCCGACCTCGAACATGCCGGCGAGTTCACCCGACTCCTCCGGCGATCACGTCTCCTCGAAGTTTTCGAGGTCCGACGCGCCTTGGAAGTCGAGGCTGCCAGGCTCGCAGCCGAGCGCGCACAACCTGCAGACCTGGAGAGGCTTCGACGCCAACTCTCCGTGCGCCACAGCCACTTCGAAGGCGATGTCGAGAAGTTCGTCGACGTAGACCTGGACTTTCACACCGAAGTGGTTCGACTGTCAGGGAATGCAGTTCTGCTTTCCCTGTTCGAGTCGGTGCGCCCGCTTCTTCGCGACACGCTTGTCGAATTGATGTCCAACGAAGTCGGAGTTCCCGACACTTCACATACCCACGACCAATTACTCACAGCACTGCAGGAGTCAGACCCGGACGCAGCGGTAGCCGCCACGCGGGAGAACATCGATACGGTCTTGCGGAAACTGCGCGTACTCGATAGTTAG
- a CDS encoding SDR family oxidoreductase codes for MKVAQKVAIVTGGGGGIGGALARKLAAEGASVVVADLNADAAAAVADEVNAAHPGSAVASAGDVSDVGVIEGLIALAEESFGPVDLYFANAGITGGLGLDVDEDGWDIAFDINVRAHIRAARLLVPGWVARGEGYFISTASAAGLLTQVGSAVYSVTKHAAVGFAEWLSMTYGDKGVRVSCLCPMGVNTKLLFEGKDSGDPLGEAATGAVLAAGEVIEPDQCAEIVLAAVDAEHFLILPHPKVLDMYRQKGADYDRWLRGMRRYQASLLAGSR; via the coding sequence GTGAAGGTTGCCCAGAAGGTTGCAATAGTCACCGGTGGCGGCGGGGGCATCGGGGGTGCGCTCGCCCGGAAGCTGGCAGCTGAGGGCGCCAGCGTCGTTGTTGCCGACCTCAACGCTGATGCGGCCGCCGCTGTTGCCGACGAGGTCAATGCGGCGCATCCGGGATCGGCTGTTGCTTCCGCGGGCGATGTATCCGACGTCGGTGTGATCGAGGGATTGATTGCGCTCGCCGAAGAGTCGTTCGGCCCGGTAGATCTGTACTTCGCGAATGCCGGCATTACCGGTGGACTGGGCCTCGATGTCGACGAAGACGGCTGGGACATTGCCTTCGACATCAATGTTCGGGCCCACATTCGGGCCGCTCGTTTGCTCGTCCCCGGTTGGGTTGCGCGCGGGGAGGGCTATTTCATCAGTACCGCCTCTGCCGCCGGCCTTCTCACCCAGGTCGGTTCGGCGGTGTACTCCGTTACCAAGCATGCCGCCGTCGGGTTTGCCGAGTGGCTCTCGATGACCTACGGAGACAAGGGCGTTCGAGTCAGCTGCCTCTGTCCGATGGGAGTCAATACCAAACTGTTGTTCGAGGGCAAGGACTCCGGTGATCCACTGGGCGAAGCTGCGACCGGTGCAGTGCTTGCTGCCGGCGAGGTCATCGAACCCGATCAGTGCGCCGAAATCGTCCTTGCTGCAGTAGATGCCGAGCACTTCCTAATTCTTCCGCACCCGAAGGTCCTGGACATGTACCGGCAGAAGGGTGCAGATTACGACCGCTGGCTGCGCGGAATGCGCCGCTACCAGGCGTCGTTGCTTGCCGGAAGTCGATGA
- a CDS encoding GGDEF domain-containing protein, giving the protein MKALIELLAVWWRLPDQFNTFLRYLEDRGLVVACRLLVGGTAFGMGVILIVMRWSEVGPQGTFWRSVNLAISSACLVAGVIWWLRPLTRLWSYTFVFGSDIAIALSAACDIDPLARLLCCVVFASIGGYIAFFHNPKLQLGHLVFATLVTLAAGWSLLFGDNTDWGLGIAKIGVTLATIYVIPVVSQIMLAMFSSDATTSELDPLTGLLNRRGLSRRATAIVGDEINELNALLVVVIDLDRFKKINDLHGHDIGDSTIIRTALRIQLWTSKSALIARVGGDEFVVLERAPFGSVAKLSTRISAAMNGDNDVPETSASIGIAIRTVPQTSEEAVDDMVAALFRVADSAMYQAKREGGNQVRASIV; this is encoded by the coding sequence ATGAAAGCCTTGATCGAGCTGCTCGCAGTATGGTGGCGACTTCCCGACCAGTTCAATACATTTCTGCGCTACCTCGAAGACAGAGGTCTTGTGGTCGCGTGCCGGCTTCTGGTCGGTGGAACTGCATTCGGAATGGGCGTCATCCTGATCGTCATGCGTTGGAGCGAAGTAGGCCCGCAAGGAACGTTCTGGCGATCGGTCAACCTGGCTATTTCTTCGGCATGCCTGGTCGCCGGTGTTATCTGGTGGCTCCGGCCGCTCACGAGGTTGTGGTCGTATACGTTCGTTTTCGGCTCCGATATAGCGATAGCGTTGTCCGCGGCGTGCGATATCGATCCGCTCGCACGACTGCTGTGCTGCGTGGTGTTCGCATCGATCGGTGGTTACATCGCGTTCTTCCACAATCCGAAGCTGCAACTCGGCCATCTGGTCTTTGCCACTCTTGTGACCCTGGCCGCCGGGTGGTCGCTCCTGTTCGGGGACAACACCGACTGGGGGTTGGGTATTGCAAAAATCGGTGTCACTCTCGCAACCATTTATGTCATTCCGGTGGTCTCCCAGATCATGCTGGCAATGTTCAGTTCCGATGCGACCACGTCGGAATTGGATCCGTTGACCGGTCTACTCAACCGCCGCGGGCTTTCCCGTCGCGCAACGGCCATCGTGGGCGACGAGATCAATGAATTGAATGCGCTACTGGTTGTGGTGATCGATCTCGACCGCTTCAAGAAGATCAATGATCTACACGGCCACGACATCGGTGACAGCACGATCATTCGGACCGCGTTGCGTATTCAATTGTGGACGTCGAAATCGGCCCTGATTGCACGGGTCGGAGGCGACGAATTCGTGGTGTTGGAACGGGCGCCCTTCGGTTCGGTCGCCAAACTTTCCACCCGGATATCGGCCGCCATGAATGGGGACAACGACGTTCCCGAGACAAGTGCGAGCATCGGAATCGCGATTCGCACAGTGCCCCAAACTTCCGAGGAGGCTGTCGACGACATGGTTGCTGCCCTCTTCCGCGTCGCGGATTCCGCCATGTACCAAGCGAAGCGAGAAGGCGGAAATCAAGTGCGGGCAAGCATTGTGTGA
- a CDS encoding phosphotriesterase family protein yields the protein MGSVHTVRGPVDTADLGMVLMHEHVFVLGEEMRQNFPDYPEPWDEDVRVADAVAKLTELKSRGISTIVDPTVIGLGRYIPRIARINEQVDLNIIVATGIYTHNDLPFQFHYVGPGLMVDVQDPMVDLFVKDIREGIAGTDIRASFLKCAIEESGLTPGVERVMRAVGAAQVETGVPITVHTNPHTESGLVVQKVLADEGVDLAKVVIGHSGDSTDLDYLCALADGGSLLGMDRFGLDVLLPFENRVNTVVEMVRRGYAERMVLSHDASCFIDWFSSEAKEAAVPNWNFTHISDQVIPALLERGVTEEQITTMLVDNPRRYFEN from the coding sequence ATGGGTTCAGTACACACCGTTCGTGGGCCGGTGGATACAGCCGATCTGGGAATGGTGCTGATGCACGAGCACGTCTTCGTTCTCGGAGAAGAGATGCGTCAGAACTTTCCCGACTATCCCGAACCGTGGGATGAGGACGTACGGGTTGCCGATGCCGTTGCCAAGCTCACGGAACTGAAGTCCCGGGGAATCAGCACCATCGTCGACCCGACCGTTATCGGTCTTGGTCGCTACATTCCGCGTATCGCGCGTATCAACGAGCAGGTCGATCTCAACATCATCGTCGCCACCGGCATCTACACCCACAACGACCTTCCGTTCCAATTTCATTACGTCGGACCCGGATTGATGGTCGACGTGCAGGATCCGATGGTCGATCTCTTCGTCAAGGACATTCGAGAGGGCATTGCCGGAACCGACATCCGTGCGTCGTTCCTCAAATGCGCAATCGAGGAATCCGGCCTTACTCCGGGCGTCGAGCGCGTGATGCGCGCAGTCGGAGCGGCGCAGGTCGAAACCGGAGTGCCGATCACGGTCCATACCAACCCACACACCGAATCCGGCCTGGTCGTACAGAAAGTGCTGGCCGACGAGGGTGTGGACCTCGCGAAAGTAGTCATCGGTCATTCGGGCGATTCGACGGACCTCGATTACCTGTGTGCACTCGCGGACGGGGGTTCGCTGTTGGGCATGGACCGATTCGGTCTGGATGTATTGCTGCCCTTCGAGAATCGGGTGAATACCGTGGTCGAAATGGTGCGTCGCGGATATGCCGAGAGGATGGTCCTTTCACACGACGCCTCGTGTTTTATCGACTGGTTCTCGAGTGAGGCGAAAGAGGCGGCGGTACCGAACTGGAACTTCACGCACATCAGCGATCAGGTCATACCGGCACTGCTCGAACGTGGAGTGACCGAAGAGCAGATCACGACAATGCTGGTGGACAATCCTCGTCGATATTTCGAGAACTGA